One Streptomyces sp. RPA4-2 genomic window carries:
- a CDS encoding cytosine permease, with protein MTTSSQPRVSGLEIRSIDYVPLDERHGKLWHLGPLWFMSNAQIATLAVGLISITGGGNLLWSLIAIAAGTILGTFFMAFHSAQGPQLGLPQMIQSRPQFGYVGALLVWLFAYVQYAGFNVFNTILAGEALHSTVHGGVKPWVVVVTLIAFVIALVGYDVIHRAERVLTYAFLVIFGVFTVGILVTLHYPAGSFDLGGFKWTPFLAQFGVVAGYQISWAIYVSDYSRYLPPDVTVRKTFYWTYFGSALGGIWLMTLGALLAGWAGKDFETIRSINAAGDKVFSGFGAIVLLFAALGLVSVTALNMYGGSLTLISAIDSFRRVRPTVAVRLVTLGLTAALSVVGALAATAHFLENFNDFLLLVLYLFIPWTSVNLMDYYVVRRGHYAVAEIFNPRGIYGRWGWHGIVAYLVGFAVMVPFFSVGTLYVGPAAHALGGADISLFIGLPVAAVLYWLFTRSIDVEAETRLAEAELTELESAAHDHREP; from the coding sequence GTGACGACGTCATCCCAGCCACGGGTATCGGGTCTGGAAATCCGTTCCATCGACTACGTACCCCTGGACGAGCGGCATGGAAAGCTGTGGCACCTGGGGCCTCTGTGGTTCATGTCCAACGCGCAGATCGCCACACTGGCGGTGGGCCTCATCAGCATCACCGGAGGCGGCAACCTCCTCTGGTCGCTGATCGCGATCGCCGCGGGCACCATCCTCGGCACGTTCTTCATGGCCTTCCACTCCGCGCAGGGCCCGCAACTGGGGCTGCCGCAGATGATCCAGTCACGGCCGCAGTTCGGCTACGTCGGAGCCCTGTTGGTGTGGCTGTTCGCCTATGTGCAGTACGCCGGATTCAACGTCTTCAACACGATCCTGGCCGGCGAGGCCCTGCACAGCACGGTGCACGGCGGAGTCAAGCCGTGGGTGGTCGTGGTCACGCTCATCGCGTTCGTCATCGCGCTGGTGGGCTACGACGTCATCCACCGCGCAGAGCGGGTCCTCACCTACGCCTTCCTCGTCATCTTCGGGGTCTTCACGGTGGGCATCCTGGTCACCCTGCACTATCCCGCAGGCTCCTTCGACCTCGGCGGCTTCAAGTGGACGCCGTTCCTCGCCCAGTTCGGCGTGGTCGCCGGTTACCAGATCAGCTGGGCCATCTACGTCTCGGACTACTCCCGCTATCTGCCACCCGACGTGACCGTCCGCAAGACGTTCTACTGGACGTACTTCGGGTCGGCGCTCGGCGGTATCTGGCTGATGACCCTCGGCGCACTGCTCGCCGGGTGGGCGGGCAAGGACTTCGAGACGATCCGCTCGATCAACGCGGCGGGCGACAAGGTCTTCAGCGGGTTCGGCGCGATCGTGCTGCTCTTCGCCGCCCTCGGCCTGGTCTCGGTGACCGCGCTCAACATGTACGGCGGCTCCCTCACCCTCATCAGCGCGATCGACTCGTTCAGGAGAGTGCGGCCGACCGTCGCCGTACGGCTCGTGACCCTCGGACTCACCGCCGCGCTCTCCGTGGTGGGCGCGCTGGCCGCGACCGCCCACTTCCTGGAGAACTTCAACGACTTCCTGTTGCTGGTGCTCTACCTGTTCATCCCGTGGACCTCCGTGAACCTCATGGACTACTACGTGGTGCGCCGCGGGCACTACGCGGTCGCCGAGATCTTCAACCCCCGTGGCATTTACGGCCGTTGGGGCTGGCACGGCATCGTCGCCTACCTGGTCGGCTTCGCCGTCATGGTGCCGTTCTTCTCCGTCGGAACGCTCTACGTCGGGCCCGCCGCGCACGCGCTCGGCGGCGCGGACATCTCCTTGTTCATCGGGCTGCCCGTCGCCGCGGTCCTCTACTGGCTGTTCACCCGCTCGATCGACGTCGAGGCCGAGACACGCCTCGCCGAAGCAGAGCTCACGGAACTGGAATCGGCCGCCCACGACCACCGGGAGCCATGA
- a CDS encoding SRPBCC family protein — translation MAGQFEATAEINRPVEEVFAFLAEGTNDPKFSPRVQEIKKTPEGPTAVGTVFTSTVKDAGMKTGRQFRITEFDPPRRIRWTEISKNVVTADQGGYDLESTGAGTTHVRIFNILEGHGIGKLVVGLALSAARKDADAFGRRIKAAVEAS, via the coding sequence GTGGCCGGTCAGTTCGAGGCGACAGCCGAGATCAACCGCCCCGTCGAGGAGGTCTTCGCCTTCCTGGCCGAGGGCACGAACGACCCGAAGTTCAGCCCCAGGGTGCAGGAGATCAAGAAGACGCCGGAGGGCCCGACGGCCGTGGGCACGGTCTTCACGAGCACGGTCAAGGACGCGGGCATGAAGACGGGCCGGCAGTTCCGGATCACCGAGTTCGACCCGCCTCGGCGGATCCGGTGGACGGAGATCTCGAAGAACGTCGTGACGGCCGACCAGGGTGGCTACGACCTCGAGTCCACCGGCGCGGGCACGACCCACGTCAGGATCTTCAACATCCTTGAGGGTCACGGCATCGGGAAGCTCGTGGTGGGCCTCGCGCTGAGCGCGGCGCGCAAGGACGCGGACGCGTTCGGCCGGCGGATCAAGGCCGCGGTGGAGGCGTCCTGA
- a CDS encoding acyltransferase, whose translation MTSATGTTWAPAPTATTTESAPTPRPSALPSLTGLRWVAASLVFGLHVHNFGYFGDTGGRIVAWGFGAGANGVSFFFVLSGFVLMWSARPRDRAVAFWRRRVARIYPVHLVTAAIALLMGFTLSGQMRPTLNSALANVLLTHSWWRPWWQTLDPVSWSLACEAFFYAVFPLLALGLRRLEARGVTVVAGLSVLAVMALAWSDAHHWLSQPVYSFPAARLPEFVLGAAVARLVFLGRWRGPGMEASLALTIIGYFLVPQVTPGYSATTCTIVGFALLIPAAAVADLRGRPSLWRHRRLVRLGELSFAFYMIHLLVLRAGINLLGKSPRFGVAAGLTATAVAFTVALGLAWLLFEGVERPARELLLRRRSGKSQPAVTERDRGVVRGG comes from the coding sequence ATGACATCGGCGACCGGGACGACCTGGGCGCCGGCCCCGACAGCGACCACGACCGAGTCCGCGCCCACGCCCCGGCCGTCCGCACTGCCCTCGCTCACCGGACTGCGCTGGGTCGCGGCGTCGCTGGTCTTCGGGCTCCATGTGCACAACTTCGGGTACTTCGGCGACACCGGCGGCCGCATCGTGGCGTGGGGATTCGGGGCGGGCGCCAACGGCGTCTCGTTCTTCTTCGTCCTCTCCGGCTTCGTGCTGATGTGGTCGGCACGGCCGCGCGACCGCGCCGTGGCCTTCTGGCGACGGCGCGTAGCCCGGATCTACCCGGTCCACCTCGTCACCGCCGCGATCGCGCTGCTCATGGGATTCACCCTGTCCGGCCAGATGAGGCCCACCCTGAACTCCGCGCTGGCGAATGTGCTGCTGACGCACTCCTGGTGGCGACCGTGGTGGCAGACACTCGACCCCGTCAGCTGGTCGCTCGCCTGCGAGGCCTTCTTCTATGCGGTCTTCCCGCTGCTGGCCCTGGGGCTGCGCCGACTCGAGGCGCGAGGAGTCACCGTCGTCGCCGGGCTGTCGGTGCTGGCGGTGATGGCCCTGGCCTGGTCGGACGCACACCACTGGCTGAGCCAGCCGGTGTACTCCTTTCCCGCGGCCCGCCTCCCCGAATTCGTCCTCGGTGCCGCCGTCGCCCGGCTGGTGTTCCTGGGACGCTGGCGCGGGCCCGGTATGGAGGCCTCACTCGCACTGACGATCATCGGCTACTTTCTCGTCCCCCAGGTCACCCCCGGGTATTCGGCCACCACCTGCACCATCGTCGGCTTCGCCCTGCTGATCCCGGCGGCGGCCGTCGCCGACCTGCGGGGCCGGCCCTCACTGTGGCGGCACCGGCGACTGGTGCGGCTCGGTGAACTCTCCTTCGCCTTCTACATGATCCATCTGCTCGTCCTGCGGGCCGGTATCAACCTGCTCGGGAAGTCCCCGCGCTTCGGTGTGGCGGCCGGACTGACCGCCACCGCCGTGGCGTTCACCGTGGCACTGGGGCTGGCCTGGCTCCTCTTCGAGGGTGTGGAACGCCCCGCCCGGGAACTGCTGCTGCGCCGCCGGAGCGGGAAGTCGCAGCCGGCCGTGACCGAGCGGGACAGAGGCGTCGTCCGAGGGGGATAG
- a CDS encoding helix-turn-helix domain-containing protein, with translation MSRAAEDTNRRMLRARDAMDRAYAQPLDVPALARIAHVSQAHFTRTFRATFGETPHRYLQRRRVERAMFLLRETDRSVTDICYAVGFGSPGTFSRTFREIVGRSPRTYRKEATPANVPTCFTMAWLRPTG, from the coding sequence GTGAGCCGCGCCGCCGAAGACACCAACCGCCGCATGCTGCGGGCAAGGGACGCGATGGACCGCGCCTACGCGCAGCCGCTGGACGTCCCGGCCCTGGCCCGGATCGCCCATGTGTCCCAGGCCCACTTCACCCGCACCTTCCGGGCCACGTTCGGCGAGACACCGCACCGCTATCTGCAGCGCCGCCGCGTCGAGCGGGCGATGTTCCTGCTGCGGGAGACCGACCGCAGTGTGACGGACATCTGCTACGCGGTCGGCTTCGGCAGTCCCGGGACCTTCAGCCGCACGTTCCGCGAGATCGTCGGCCGGTCACCGAGGACGTACCGCAAGGAAGCGACCCCCGCGAACGTGCCGACGTGCTTCACCATGGCGTGGCTGCGGCCCACCGGCTGA
- a CDS encoding amidohydrolase family protein produces MTPTRIDVHAHLWTAGYLDRLERLGKSDTATQRGIGADATDADLEARFALMDRAGIDLQVLSTAPQSPHLPAESDAVALAEAANDSYAELVARFPDRFLAFAALPLPHVDAALSELTRALDELGAVGVGVTTTVLGRTLADPLFGPLYEELDRRGAVLYVHPAGEGAGSPLITEHDMTWMVGAPVEDTVAIMHLILAGLPARYPRMRVLASHLGGALPLLPRRLDEHLAFESPGTPEPPSVAARRLWYDTVSHAHPPALVAAVASFGADRIVLGTDFPYEDGEVFLRAVDHIADSGLGPEEVTMILDTNAADLLGLSAP; encoded by the coding sequence GTGACCCCTACGCGCATCGACGTGCACGCCCACCTGTGGACCGCGGGGTACCTGGACCGTCTCGAACGTCTGGGGAAGTCCGACACGGCTACTCAGCGCGGGATCGGCGCCGACGCGACGGATGCCGATCTGGAGGCCCGCTTCGCGCTGATGGACCGGGCGGGCATCGACCTCCAGGTGCTCTCCACGGCGCCGCAGTCCCCGCACCTGCCCGCGGAGTCCGACGCCGTGGCGCTGGCCGAGGCGGCGAACGACTCGTACGCGGAGCTGGTGGCCCGGTTCCCCGATCGGTTCCTCGCCTTCGCCGCGTTGCCCCTCCCGCACGTGGACGCGGCCCTGAGCGAGCTGACCCGCGCCCTCGACGAACTGGGCGCGGTCGGTGTCGGCGTGACCACGACCGTGCTCGGCCGCACACTCGCCGATCCCCTCTTCGGCCCCCTCTACGAGGAGCTGGACCGGCGCGGCGCCGTGCTGTACGTCCACCCCGCCGGCGAGGGCGCCGGCAGCCCGCTGATCACCGAGCACGACATGACATGGATGGTCGGGGCGCCGGTCGAGGACACGGTGGCGATCATGCACCTGATCCTCGCGGGCCTTCCCGCGCGCTATCCGCGGATGCGCGTCCTGGCGTCGCACCTGGGCGGGGCACTGCCGCTGCTGCCCCGCCGGCTCGACGAGCATCTGGCCTTCGAGTCCCCCGGCACGCCCGAGCCGCCCTCGGTGGCCGCCCGCCGCCTCTGGTACGACACGGTCAGTCATGCGCATCCGCCCGCGCTGGTCGCCGCGGTGGCTTCCTTCGGGGCGGACCGCATCGTGCTCGGTACGGACTTCCCGTACGAGGACGGGGAGGTCTTCCTGCGGGCCGTGGACCACATCGCCGACTCGGGGCTCGGCCCGGAGGAGGTCACGATGATCCTCGACACCAACGCGGCGGACCTGCTCGGCCTGTCCGCGCCGTGA
- the gcvH gene encoding glycine cleavage system protein GcvH, producing MSNVPNELKYTRDHEWVRVAREGVVRVGITDHAQKELGDIVFAELPANGSGFSAGDPFGTLESVKAVTEVYAPVSGEVTALNDELNDSPERVNEDPYGDGWLIEIKLTDKSELDGLLSDDGYESYISQGNE from the coding sequence ATGTCGAACGTCCCCAACGAGCTGAAGTACACCAGGGACCACGAATGGGTGCGGGTGGCGCGTGAAGGCGTGGTGCGTGTCGGCATCACCGACCACGCCCAGAAGGAACTCGGCGACATCGTCTTCGCGGAACTCCCCGCCAACGGAAGCGGCTTCTCCGCGGGCGACCCGTTCGGCACCCTCGAGTCGGTCAAGGCGGTGACCGAGGTCTACGCGCCGGTGTCGGGCGAGGTGACCGCCCTCAACGATGAGCTCAACGACAGCCCCGAGAGGGTCAACGAGGACCCTTACGGCGACGGCTGGCTGATCGAGATCAAGCTCACCGACAAGAGTGAACTCGACGGTCTGCTCAGCGACGACGGGTACGAGAGTTACATCAGCCAAGGCAACGAGTAG
- a CDS encoding VOC family protein has translation MFNAITHSQIYVLDQDEALDFYVGKLGLEVNADVDFGFMRWLTVNVPGHPDRQILLEKPGPPALSEETAQQVRELVTKGATGGSLIFSTDDCRKTYETLLGRGVEFTEEPTERPYGIDCGLRDPFGNNIRFTQPA, from the coding sequence ATGTTCAACGCCATCACGCACTCACAGATCTATGTCCTCGACCAGGACGAGGCCCTCGACTTCTACGTGGGCAAGCTCGGCCTGGAGGTCAACGCCGATGTCGACTTCGGCTTCATGCGCTGGTTGACCGTCAACGTCCCGGGACACCCCGACCGCCAGATCCTGCTGGAGAAGCCGGGTCCCCCGGCCCTGTCCGAGGAGACGGCACAGCAGGTGCGGGAGCTGGTGACCAAGGGCGCGACCGGCGGCTCCCTCATCTTCAGCACGGACGACTGCCGCAAGACGTACGAGACGCTGCTCGGCCGGGGCGTCGAGTTCACCGAGGAGCCCACCGAGCGTCCGTACGGCATCGACTGCGGCCTGCGCGACCCCTTCGGCAACAACATCCGTTTCACCCAGCCGGCCTAG